One Myotis daubentonii chromosome 3, mMyoDau2.1, whole genome shotgun sequence genomic window carries:
- the CA6 gene encoding carbonic anhydrase 6: MRTLITLPLLLLGALAHQDWTYTEGPNDETHWHEEYPTCGGHRQSPIDVQRKKVRYNPSLKALNLTGYEAQGGDFFMTNNGHTVQISLPPTMRMTTAEGTEYIAVQMHFHWGGAALEISGSEHTVDGLRYAAEIHVVHYNSKYESYDVAKDAPDGLAVLAALIEVKDYAENSYYSNFISHLEDVRYLGQNTVLRSLDLQDMLPANLRFYYTYAGSLTTPPCTENVRWFLLADFVQLSRAQIRKLENSLLGHQDETIHNVYRTAQPLNGRVVEANFEEHSNYRSELQSYLRKIDGKLDDLLRSERKVKKVKKRGILY, encoded by the exons AGGGGCCGAACGATGAGACACACTGGCACGAGGAGTACCCCACCTGCGGGGGGCACAGACAGTCGCCCATCGACGTGCAGAGGAAGAAGGTGCGGTACAACCCCTCCCTGAAGGCGCTGAACCTGACCGGCTACGAGGCGCAGGGCGGCGACTTCTTCATGACCAACAATGGCCACACAG TGCAGATCAGCCTGCCCCCCACCATGCGCATGACCACGGCCGAGGGCACGGAGTACATCGCCGTGCAGATGCACTTCCACTGGGGCGGCGCGGCCTTAGAGATCAGCGGCTCCGAGCACACCGTCGACGGGCTCAGATATGCGGCTGAG ATTCACGTCGTTCACTACAATTCCAAGTATGAAAGCTACGACGTAGCCAAGGATGCTCCCGACGGCCTGGCCGTGCTGGCGGCCCTCATCGAG GTCAAGGACTATGCGGAAAACTCGTATTACAGCAACTTCATTTCTCACTTGGAAGATGTCAGGTATTTAG GACAAAACACCGTTCTGCGCAGCCTGGACCTCCAGGACATGCTGCCCGCAAACCTCCGCTTCTACTACACCTACGCGGGCTCCCTCACCACCCCTCCCTGCACGGAGAACGTGCGCTGGTTCCTGCTGGCCGACTTCGTGCAGCTCTCCAGGGCTCAG ATTAGGAAGCTAGAGAATTCCTTACTGGGTCACCAGGACGAGACCATCCACAATGTGTACCGCACGGCCCAGCCCCTGAACGGCAGAGTGGTGGAAGCCAACTTCGAGGAGCACTCTAATTATC gctctgagctccagtcctACCTGCGCAAGATCGACGGTAAGCTCGATGACCTGCTGAGATCCGAGAGGAAAGTGAAGAAAGTGAAGAAGAGAGGCATACTCTATTGA